The stretch of DNA cccgcgcctctgcttcgcgaTCTGTCGGGAGCAAGCGTCGCCGTGGGcggggaacggagacagaagcaaacGTGCCTCCTTGCTctgccgagaaggaaaacgctcCAGGAGCCAAAAACGTCGAGCCCCTGTCAGATTCGCTCAGCGAAAAGATCGTCGCAGCTGAACCAAAGGGTTgggacgcgcgagaaacagcctGGCTGGGGGGAATCTTCAAGTGGCGCGACGAGCGAACGGAGCTCGACAGAcaccgcggagacaggcggacTTTGGCAGGTCCAGACGAAGCTTCTGGAGACCAGGAACAGTCCTGTGGAGAGGACAGAGCAGACGGATCTGAGGGGAATGAAAGGAGCACCGAGGCGGAAGCTGACGCCGAGAATGAAGGAAAGAGGTGCCCGCCCGAGTCCCCCGAtaaaggggaaagaaggaagagatcGACTGCGGCTtgtgtcgcgtcttctgcctcgacttcgtttccttcttcacggTGTACTCCcacttcgtcttccgcgacTGCGTCCTCCTGCGGGCCTTCTCGGCGGCGATCGCCCGGCCAGACAGACGCGCAGAAGCGAGTGcggggagaacgcgagacgcctGAGGACGTGTCTCTCGACTTTGCCGGGATGGAGGGAGTGGACGTCTCCAGGAAGGAGAACTTGTCGGGCGggcgtttcctcgtcggAAGTCGCTTTCGaaacgcgttcttctccgacccgctcctcgcctttgCTCGCCGACACGCGGCCTTCCTTGTCTCGAAACCGACCGAGGCTGCGCGCGCAGCGCAAACAGCGCCGCCCGACGTGCTCttcgaagacggcgaggagagagcggctcCAGGTCCTGGCGAGCAAGAGACCGACAAACGGATCTTCACGGAGAAGGAAATCCTTCGCGTGCTCCGGAACTACATGAGTGAAAATTGcacaaagaaaggaaaaaaacactTTTACTGCGACAACGCTCTGAAGCTCTTGACGGGGGCCCAGGCACTGCCACTCGAGTCCGACAAGCTCCTCCACGTTCTGAAGAGTGCAAAACTCGTCACCCACTTCATGATCACATAGGTCGCGTAACAGACGTGTGCACACCTTTTCGGCGGCGTTTCCCGGTCCAAAAGAGAGATTCGGCTGTGGATTGGGAAGATGCgccggaaaaggagacacagagttACCTTTGCgtgcgcttttctctccgtttaGGGGCTTCTAGTCAAGGGACAGCCTGAGGTACGAGCTGCAACGACACTCAAACGTCAAACAAGCCGTTGTGGCAAGGGTGTGCCGAGgcgctttttccttttcaagTTGTTTTCCTGTCCGCTGTGCATCTCGGCACTccgttcgcctttctttcgtaGAATACGAAATTGTATCTTAACCACACGCCGTGGTCTCTGCTACCGCCTCGGGCCTCGCTTCTGGCTTCGAGAGGCGAGCTCACCTGCGCAATGGGCGGAAGAAatcgcgccttcgccgccttcgggTCCGGCGCTCTTCAGTCCCAAGCGCGTTCGAGAGGAACCTTCACGGACAGTTGAGGCTCGGAGTCGCATAAACTCGAGAACGGGTACATGTAACTAGACTCCTCGAATCCGGAACTCGGCGCTTTCACTCCCCGCACGCATGAGAGGCACGTCGCGAACGAATAATACGTCTGTAGTGAGAAACCAGTGCGCTCGAGCGTCGCGTTTTGTCAGAATGGACACGCGTTTCTGACGCGATCGCTGTTCcgcagaagaacgagagTTCCATGGAGTCTCCACGGCCAGCGCTGTAGTGACAGCAAATCCGACACTTCCTGTCGTCCGCACATCTTTTTCGAGACCGCACGCTGGCAAAAATCcgctttctcccgctcgctTAACTTCAGCTGCTGCATCCTCTAGCAAATCGCAACGCACTTGGCCGTTTCCCTTTCAGTGAAAAACGTCCTCTACGCATACGCCggcatatatgcatgcggaTTTGTACATACTCCAGTTCACCTGTATGTGAGTGCAGAAGTGAAGTTCTGTGTTGTGGGCTGTTCAACTGTGGGCTGTCACGtgtggcgaggaaaaagagctTCCTGTAGTGAGCGAGGACCAGAGACTTCCCCCAGATGCGCGTGTATTTTCCCGGCAGAATCTGGTCGGAACCTCAGTCTATCTCCGTGTCTGTGGCCACGCTCGCCCCTGCGCTGGGCTTCTCCATGGCTCCTAGAACGGAAAGCAACGGcaaagcgagacaaagaACAAGCCTGAAAGACGGGAGTCTCTTTTGACGCGCAAATATATGGACTTCCGACCGACTGTCCACAGAACTGTAGCCCTCAACCAATCTGTCTGCCGGCCAACGCATCGtccgacgaagaagcacgagagctctctcgcctccccccctGCACGCTCCCGCCTGTTCCCCGAACAACACAGCGACAGCAAAGTAAACAAAACCCTTCGTCCTTGATCTACCGGCAGTAAAAGACCGCGgctctcctgcctcctctctcccgccttgAACCCGCCCCCCGTGAACGCGCGTCTTGAGTGAAACTACACTCGAACGCAACGCCGCCGAAGCCTCCCGTGGCTAGTCTTCCCCCTGAAGGGTATGTGGCGCAGGAATTGAGCCGCCGATCCTCGCAAGTCCGTCCAATCCGTGCCTGTTCGTGTCACCCTGttcgttttgtctttttgccAAGATCCCAGATTTGTGAGATTTTCATCACTTTGCCCCTCCCACTAAAAATAGAGCCACCGGAAGCGGCTGGTGCGGCACCACGGTTCTTTGCATCCGTCGAGACTCTGCTCCTTCTTGAAGCGATGCCAGTATTCGTCTCCGACCTTTCCTGTGTCCGCGATTGGGCACGCACTTCGCGATACCGCCGCCTTTGAAACGCCGGGGGCACCGTAGGaccagagacgcgaagagacaaactCTAGCCACATTTTCCTCCGCCACAGCCGCCTGAGGCGACAAACGACTCGCCGCTTGCTTTGGTGATCGTCAAGGCCATGAAGGCTTCAGCGTTTGTGGGGTGAATGCCGATGCACTTGTCGAAGTCTCTCTGGGAACACGAGATACGTTGACACGTGGCCGAAGAACTCAAAAGGGAAAATCCAGcacggaaaaacgcgactgTTTCCTGGCAGTCCTCTACTAACGGGGGCGCGTTTCCGCCAGTTCGACAAAGACAAAACCTCTTTTGGGACCAAGCCGTTTAGAAGTGTGCGCCTGGATCTGCGactcgccctcttctctgtttgtgAATCCCCCTTTTCTTGGAAAGAAAAATAAATTCGGTCTCCCATCGTGTTCACTCTGTGTCCAAAACTGCCCCTGGCAAGACGCAGTCGAATTCTCAGCAGCCAACCGCGGTCTACCGGAaacaaaaacggagaagagccgaAGGGGAACACGGCCGCTTCACACACGCGCGACGCaaccgagagacagggacacTCGCAAAGAACAGGTTCGGAATGCGGCTCTAGAGAGATCACACTCCTTCGCAGCACGCGAAAGGCACATCACGCACAAACTTCCACGTCTCCTGCAATCccacacgcatgcaccctcgtgcatgcacatacagaGAGTGGTGCCCCCGAGAGGAGCCTGAAAGAATCGGTCCTCTGCACAGCATCTCGTGGCTGCCTGGCCACCCGGACGGAAAACATCGCACATCAGTCGGACCTCGAGCGAAGAGTGCCTTTATTTCCCTAAAAAAATACTGTCTTTGGtgcgctctctgcgttcccTGAGGGAGTCGCGCGGCGGAGACCGGCCGCGCCCGAGAGCTGTGAGAGCCTACCTTTTTCGCGCCGAGGCGAACAGCCAACGCAAATCCCTGCATCAGTTCGCCCGCGTTCGGGCCCACAAAGTGGATGCCGACgaccttctcgtcctcgctcttgACGCAAATCAACTTTGCGAGACACGGCGGGGTGATGTCCACATCCTCGGGACTCTTTCGCGCGatctcggccttctcgcggtgaacgcaggaaaagaagagcggcgaaaACTGGAACAGATAAATCTCGAGGTCGTCGCGCCCGAACTTGGCCTGCGCAAAACACGTGCAGAGAGGGTCGGGGCGAGGCCTTATATGAGTCGCGACGCGGAGCGGCAAAAAGTACGGGGAAGCGCCTTTCGCTCCTTCCGCCAAAACGAGACAAACACAAACGAGGAATTGCACTCGCACAACTCGAGGGTTCAGCGCGCCCATCAAACTGGTGTTCTACAATTTGTGCGCCATacctctgccgtctcctcggAGTACCCGGTGTGGGCGTACTCGATCGGGGTAAAGACCGTCGTCGGGATGTTGGTGAAGTCCATCTGTAGACAACACAACGGGAACCATTACGAAAAAGCAACGGTGTTTCCTCGGAAGTTTTTCGCGGTTTTTCCTGCGTGTGTTCCGCATCCAGGCGCATGCCTTCGcccctccccttctcgctttaCGGTCGCTGAGGAGCGTTGGAAACaaccgccttctctcggagTTTGTGATCTCGCGTGACCCTCCTCTCGGCACTTGCGCGCTGTGTGTCCACTCAGCTTCAAAAAGCAGACCTACGTGTTCCGTGCTATTCGCaaagaggcggcgcgcgaggaTCTCGCCCGCCTTGATGGCCACGGGGGTCAGCTCTGGGAAGTTCTGAACGGCGTCGcctgagagacagaacgcggGAACACGAAAAAACAGGGGAAAGCAAGATAGACGGCGCCGGAAtaaaagaagcagagaacgcgaggcgcgagagagggaacgcgcacatgacgcggaagaaggcaagCGAAAGGGAGATACACGCCAGAGACACCAGCGAGGCTTGAAGTTCTGCTCTCACGtgttctcgcctttctcccttccttgttcgccctctctgtctcttcctcccgcccTGTCGCTATCCCGGCGGAGTTGAATCCAGGGGGAGCAGAGGCCAGGTGAAACATCGGGAGACACCTGTCTCCCTGTTGACGTTTTGTCCTGTGGAAAACGCCGCTCCCACCTTTCCTATTTTCGGTGCTCATCTCGgcccctctctgctgttcccTTCCCGTTCGCGTCACcttcgtgtgtgtgcgtcttcacgtctccttcgccgtttcgtctccactGCCTCGGTTTCCCATCTTTCTCGCCCCCGTTCCGTTTGCGGGTTTTTAGCGTCCACCGCTTCCCTTCGCGCCTTACCGCGCCAGCCAGTACTCCCTTTCCAGGGTTCCAAATCATGATGCTCCTACTCGGGTAATTGATCTTGGTTTCGGGACCAGCCGAAAACGTACCCTTAGTTCACTGCCTCGTttggtgcatgcgtcttcaTAAGATCCCTTGTGGAGGTAACTATACCtctacatataaatataaatacaCCTGCGGTCCAGCATATTTACTCTTGTTTTTATTCGCCGATTCTTACCGATCGCGTATACAGACGGCGAACTGGTGTGGCTGTCATCGTCGCAGATGatttttcccgtctccgtgGTCTCTACGCCGGCTGCCTGGAGATCTGAGACCACGTACACACGAAAACAGAACGGAAGTTGGAAAAACGACACTCGAAGGCTGCGCCGCCACGGGGTGAGAGAGTTGACTCGAACGGGAGATACACCCGCGCGGAgagccttcttccctcgaaTGTACCGGCCTGCTGGTCCCGCAAGTCACCCCGGTGCTGTCGAATAAGAAcgcctctgtgtcgcggTCTGACAAAAAAGACAACTGAAACGCTCTCCCTTTATGTGTTTTAAGTTCAGCTGACGCGCTGCCGCCAGTCTGcatctctcgcttcgctttGTCTCCCATCTCCTCACTGAGTTTGGACGTatccgccttcctccccgtGGCGTAGAGGACGGTGTCGAATTCTTCCACGAGCTCCTTCGGCTCAGCAGTCCCCACGCGAAAGGTGACTTGAATCTTCCCGCTAGGCTGCTTCACCATCTTGACAGGGACAGCTTcgcgcagaaaacgaacgcctgcctcctcgagGCACAGTCCCACTTGCTCGGCACACTGCCGATCGAAGCCGCGGAGAAGAATGGAACGCACCGCCACTGTAACCTGCAGGAATTCGCCCACGACGCGCCGACAAacggaagcgacagacggtgacgcgagagggacagcagGTTGGAAAGGATAAAAGACACctgggaagaacgcgacgaagaggcagtcGCGGCGATAGAAAAAAACCTTCTCTCCGGTTGGACCGTGTTCAGTTCCGGACCGGGACACAAACACACTGAAGCTGGCGTTTTCTGTGCGTTTGCAATCTCTAGTGACGCGAACTCTGCCGACTTGCACACGGCGCCGTCCCCTTTCCAGGGCCGCTGAGTGTCCCTCCAGGCGGCTCAGACGAGGACAGCGGAGGatcgcggagacgcgcgagaggcagcgcAGGCATGCGACGGCCTTCTCCTTCGGCTGGTTCGGCGCCGCCGAGCGAAAGATGGTGTGCTTACGTCGAATCCCAGTTCGCGGAGGAAGCCGGCGCACTCCAAAGATATGTAACTCGCCCCCACGCAGAGcctgcagaaaagaaaacgggagTCCGCGCACCCTTTCTGCAGAGGCGTTGTCTCTCGTGGATTCCTTCCAGCTGAGACAGGAAAGATGGTCGGGGCCTCACACGCCCAGTTCGCTCCGTGGACAAAACCACGCCGGGTggacagggaaaacgcgaagcgagTTTCGCGAGGAGGAATATTCGTcggaagcagaaacgcgtggaCGCACAGGCTCGAGAGGGGCGCGACCCTCCCTAGGTCGTtcacgcacatgcacagacgcgCACGGGAGTGTCCCGCGTGGCcgaagaacgggaaggcAACTTCGACCgggagggaaacgggaacGATTCCTCGACCGAGGCGGGAACTGGCAGCGCGTCCTCTTATGTTGCGGCATCGCCGCCGGAGACTTACGTTTTGTTCGGCGCCTGcttgagagaaaagatgTCATCGCTTGTGATTGCGAGTTCCTTCGCGCCCTCAACCTCCTCCGGGATATGCGGCCTGCCTCCAGCCGCCACCACGATGTTTCTCGCCTTGCAAATTTTTTCCTACTCGCGACAAAAAGAGCCACAGAAACAGACCCTTATACACACAACCACATGTGcacgcacatacacacacccacatgcatatatatatatatatatatacatatatgtgcataccTACAGATCTAAGCGTGGACTGCCATACATCTGGGTACTCCGAGGCGTTCGCGACGCACAAGGTCGGTGACAGTGATGAGGTCAGCTACAGGTACAGACACGGGGAAATAGCGAGCCGGGAGAGGTGGAGGCATtcgcgacgcagagagaggacagtgCGGCGCACACACGCGACAGGGACCAGCGCACGGACCACGAGGAACCGACGCCTCCTGCTCGGGTCCAGATTCCTCCCCCCCTTTGACAGACAAAGCCCTTTCGGTGCTAGTGTCGTGGTTACCTCTCCACGGAAAGTGTATGCGAGTTCGTGGGGCGAGGCGAACTTCGCGTACGCGTTGATGTACGTGACGCCCGCCTTGCGGAGCCCAGTGCGGTATCCGAAGTTCAGCGATTTGACGTAATTCTGGACTTTCTacagacaaagagaagggtgtatcgcagagaagaacgccgaTGTGAAGCGGAGCCTCAAAGACCCACGCTGCGTCGACggtcttccctcgcctcaAGTggcgttctctgcttctgtctccttcccaaTGAAGTGGGCCTTTTTCTGGCCAACGCTCCTCCACCTTTTCCCCCAAAAGCGCCCCGTGTTGACTTTTCTGGGCAGAGAGTCTCGGCGGGGATCCTGTCTCTATCTCTGCTGGAAGCCGCCCCGCGGTACAGCAGACAGGTGCGCACacccagagaagagaggcgtttgttctggctgcatgcgcgttttgtctcttcgccacGGACCTCCACGCAGACGCTCCAGTCGATCTGCTCCTCGAACTTGCCTTGCCAGCCCATGTGCGGCCCATCGCAGTGAGCGCCCTTGCCGACGAGCGCGGTGTGATGGAACAGGTACTTGGGGACGCACCCCACGTTGACGCAGGTGCCTCCGAGACCCCACGTCGAGCCTTGAGTCGAGGGCTGAACAAAGTCGAAGACGACCGTCTTGGCGCCGTGCGCAGCGGCCATTTTCGCGCAGGCCAGGccgccgcttccgccgcCAATCACTGCGGGGACAAGACGCGCGAAGGCGTGCACACAGGAACGGCAAGGAGCGCTCTTCACATGGCGTCTATCTAAAACGTTTTAGAAGAGAACCGCCTCTGAAAATAGGCGGGCCGGGATCTTGGTTTCGCACCACTGCATTAGGTACGTGCGTCTAAAGTATATCGTTCAGAATTCGGTCCGAGAGGGCACTAGGGAAGGCGCAACCCGAGGCCGCAGCGGCAGTGCAACAGAGCGCACGCGACGACGGTGACCGTACACttggtgtacatacacctccCGCGACGGGACACAGTTCACGTCTCGGCGAACggggaagggggggaaaAAGAATCCCGTGCGGCGCGCTAAAAAAAAGAGCCCCGCAGGCCGTGTCCGCAGGGGCGGGAGGTTTTGCCGGCAAGCGGAAAAGGGACGTGTGCGCTCCTGGAAGCGCCTGGGATTTGCCGCCTGTCAACCTGAAGAACTGTTCGAGTCCCTGGTGGGTGTTGTCTGAAAAGAAGGATCGGCGGCGACTGGCCGTCAGTGTGCGCGTGCGCGGGACCGTGTGCGTGACTCGAGCCCCACCGTTTGCTTACCTGCGAGGTCATAGTCGAATTCTCTCTCGATGCAACCCGCACCGGCAGAACCTTCACCAGAGGTGGACGCGTTGGAGGGTGCCATCTCGCAGCCCGGTATTGGAAGGACGCCGGAAATTCTCCGTTCGGATCCGAACGCACGTTCCTGCTGTCGCTGCGCAGATGACTGCCAAGCGTTCAGTCGAGCGCTAAAAACAGAAAGTGGAGGGGAAGAACCGAGAGGAGATTTGCCGAGTTGAGATATAGCGACAGGGACTGCCACCAAAGGGGGGGCGGGATGGCGACGCGCGTCGGggaagacaaaagaggaaCTGGGAAAGGAGAGTGCGTTTCGGGGACCGACCGGCAACGGGGAAAAAAGGTGAACGGAACATGTGTACCGCACGACAGAGTTTTCTCCAAGAGGGGAGGACCGTGAGAGACGCTGCGACAACGCATgtggaagcgaggaagacaagacgACACACGGCTTGGTGGCAACAGCGTACGCCCTCgccgcagaaaggaagaagcaacaCATAGGGAAGGCAAAAAGGAACGCGGAACAGAGGAGGCGGATGCActgaaacacgagagagcggcaagtGTCTGATCTGTATCATGGCAATCCCAAACTGCACGAGAGATTTCTAAGGAACAACCTCGTTTTGTCCTCTTTTTGACAGGCGAGGACTGCTTTTCGCATTTGCAAGAACGACTCGTCGCATCGGATCAACCCCCCTTTTCAAGAGCGTCGCTCAGACCGCGCGATCTTTCGAACGGTTCCAGGGGCGGCTTGTCAACCAGCGAAGGTGCCagcaaaaagaggaggagcaCTGCTGAGCGGGGGAAGTTCCGTCAGGAAACGCGTCGGTCCTTCGTGAAAAAAGAATACCTGCAGCGGAAGTAGCCGAAACACTCGCGTTCTCGTTCGTGGACAAACCCCCGGCTACGAGGGGGTTCCGGCCGCCGAGATGGGTGTCCGTGCACACCTCGCCGTCGTTGATGGCGAATGCAGAGAGTCCACACGTGATGTGGTTATCGTGCAAATGACCCTCTTCAGTGCTTTGAACGCGGCGTGTGCAGCTAGGGACTTGCGCTGAACAGCAAGAGATGAAACGAGGGAAACTTGTTTCTCCATCACGGCCTACGGGACTGGACTGCCACGAGAGAGGTGCTGAAACTCTCGGTCATCGCGACACCTGAAACACTTCCGTTTTTGTTTCATCGGCCAGGAACTCAAAGACAGGACGTGTAGAGGCAACTGAGAAGGATCAGAAGCGGTCCCACGGGGCAATCAAAGGTTCGTGGCTGCGCTGTTCTGGGGCTCCTCGAAGTCTCTGCCCGTGACTGGAGCAAGACAGCACAGACTGTTTTTACTCCCCACGACGGGTGGCTACAGAGCCAGTCGGAAGATTGCTACTATGAGCTGGCGCTCAGAACCAATGTGTGTGTTCCCCAATTCTTGGGAACTCGGATTTAGAAGCCCAGGTGCCAAGCAAGTAGTATTTCATGCAGTATTTCACGTCACACTCGTGTAGTTCTGCGCGTCCAGCTTCTTCTAATCCAGGCCAGGAGTGTGAAGCTCGGCCCGACACGCGTTAGGGCATAAACCTCACCTCCATGTTAATCAAATAAGTTTCATCGTTATTGATCTGCCATTGTCTTCTTGACATAACTAGGAAATCACTGGCTTTTTGGACGGTA from Neospora caninum Liverpool complete genome, chromosome XI encodes:
- a CDS encoding MGC84926 protein, related, which codes for MAPSNASTSGEGSAGAGCIEREFDYDLAVIGGGSGGLACAKMAAAHGAKTVVFDFVQPSTQGSTWGLGGTCVNVGCVPKYLFHHTALVGKGAHCDGPHMGWQGKFEEQIDWSVCVEKVQNYVKSLNFGYRTGLRKAGVTYINAYAKFASPHELAYTFRGEEKICKARNIVVAAGGRPHIPEEVEGAKELAITSDDIFSLKQAPNKTLCVGASYISLECAGFLRELGFDVTVAVRSILLRGFDRQCAEQVGLCLEEAGVRFLREAVPVKMVKQPSGKIQVTFRVGTAEPKELVEEFDTVLYATGRKADTSKLNLQAAGVETTETGKIICDDDSHTSSPSVYAIGDAVQNFPELTPVAIKAGEILARRLFANSTEHMDFTNIPTTVFTPIEYAHTGYSEETAEAKFGRDDLEIYLFQFSPLFFSCVHREKAEIARKSPEDVDITPPCLAKLICVKSEDEKVVGIHFVGPNAGELMQGFALAVRLGAKKRDFDKCIGIHPTNAEAFMALTITKASGESFVASGGCGGGKCG